A single region of the Lotus japonicus ecotype B-129 chromosome 4, LjGifu_v1.2 genome encodes:
- the LOC130711621 gene encoding cold-responsive protein kinase 1-like — protein MSCGCFGASTLKNKKSISHATNEIDGFPLDNITHFSEKDLRLATDNYHPSKKIGRGGFGTVYQGTLKNRRQVAVKSLSVGSKQGVREFLTEIKTISNVKHPNLVELVGCCVQGPNRILVYEYVENNSLDRALLGSRSTNIKLDWEKRSAICKGTSRGLAFLHEELVPHIVHRDIKASNILLDRDFNPKIGDFGLAKLFPDDITHISTRIAGTTGYLAPEYAMGGQLTMKADVYSFGVLILEVVSGKGSARTNWGGSNKYLLEWAWQLHEEGKLLELVDPDMDDFPEEEVIRYMKVAFFCTQAAASRRPLMSQVVDMLTKKIRLNEKQLTAPGFFQDSGDSSLKKSTLESTSYQFSSAPVSITHVAPR, from the exons ATGAGTTGTGGCTGCTTTGGAGCCTCAACTCTCAAGAACAAAAAAAGCATTTCTCATGCTACTAATGAAATTGATG GGTTTCCCCTTGATAATATTACGCATTTCTCTGAAAAGGACCTGAGACTAGCCACTGATAACTATCATCCAAGCAAAAAGATAGGACGAGGAGGTTTTGGAACTGTTTACCAG GGAACTTTAAAGAATAGAAGACAGGTTGCTGTGAAGTCCCTTTCAGTTGGGTCAAAACAAGGAGTTCGTGAATTTTTAACTGAGATAAAAACTATATCAAATGTCAAGCATCCAAACCTTGTTGAATTAGTCGGTTGCTGCGTGCAAGGACCTAACCGTATATTAGTCTATGAATATGTGGAAAATAACAGCCTTGATCGCGCATTACTTG GATCAAGAAGTACAAACATCAAACTAGACTGGGAAAAAAGATCTGCTATTTGTAAGGGTACTTCTAGGGGTCTTGCATTTCTCCATGAAGAACTTGTGCCACACATTGTGCACAGAGACATTAAGGCTAGCAACATACTACTTGACAGAGACTTCAATCCAAAAATAGGAGATTTTGGGTTGGCTAAATTATTTCCAGATGACATCACTCACATTAGCACGAGAATTGCTGGTACAAC CGGTTACTTAGCACCGGAGTATGCAATGGGTGGCCAGTTAACCATGAAGGCTGACGTGTACAGTTTTGGGGTTCTTATACTTGAAGTAGTAAGTGGCAAAGGCAGTGCGAGGACAAACTGGGGAGGGTCAAACAAATACCTCTTGGAATGG GCCTGGCAACTTCATGAAGAGGGGAAACTGCTGGAGCTTGTGGATCCAGACATGGATGATTTTCCTGAGGAAGAAGTAATTAGGTACATGAAGGTTGCTTTTTTTTGCACACAGGCAGCAGCAAGCAGAAGGCCACTGATGTCCCAGGTTGTTGACATGCTGACCAAGAAAATCAGGCTCAATGAAAAGCAACTCACAGCACCAGGGTTCTTCCAGGACTCAGGAGATTCCTCTCTGAAAAAGTCAACACTTGAATCCACAAGCTATCAATTTAGCTCTGCCCCTGTCAGTATTACTCATGTGGCCCCACGTTGA